The Biomphalaria glabrata chromosome 15, xgBioGlab47.1, whole genome shotgun sequence region cggtgtgctcggccgTCGGCCTCGCCTCTAGTCCCGACAATCTTGGAATTCGAGCCACTAGaaatatagtttgtttttctttttactttgacGCCGCGCTTCTCAGTCTCTTGACAAAGGGGGCGCAAAGACGATCTTTCTTGAAGGGCCAAAAACTATGTTGTATTTGCATTGTAGCTATAGGTCAAGACCTGAATTTTGATCAAGTAAATATGAAATTATAAcccatattaaataaataaacatatatatctatatagaatTGATGCCGATTCAACAAAATCGATTAAAAACGTGCTTTTGAGTATTAAAAGATCGACGACAATGTCCTTTTATCCGTCTATCAGACGTCAACGATGGAATGTCTCTCGAGTGTCGTGCCATACATTTAATGTGTGAGAGAGGCCTACATTTAATAGCTATTCATGATTTCGCACGCCTCTTACATTAGACACAAACCGAAAGGTCACGTATGCGCAGGACATAACATTATTACATTTACGCGTTCGCTTCATTTATAACatcattattttgttaatataCACATTCCTTTTATCCACAGATTCTAGCAGGACACCATGAGCAACCCACCTCCGTACGCAGCATCGCCGCCTCCTCAGGCTGGCTACCCCCCTCCTCAAGGTGGCTACCCTCCACCCCAGGCTGGCTATCCTCCCCCACAGGCCGGCTACCCACCACCTCAGGGATACTACCCTCCGCCACAGCCCTACTACCCGCCAGCTCCTATGCAACAAAATATGCAACAGTCTACGGTGagattttaagctttttttttaacatttcagaTTTAGTTGAGGGAGAGAGGTGGTGGAGACagagaggggagagaaagaaaggagagacagaaagagaggagaCAAAAAGAGGAGACAaaaagagaggagaaagagaggatACAAAAAGAGAGGATAAAGttaagagacaaagagaggagacaaaaagagaggagaaagagaagagacaaagagaggagacaaaaagagaggagaaagagaagagacaaagagaggagacaaaaagagaggagaaagagaagagacaaagagaggagacaaaaagagaagagacaaagagaggagacaaaaagagaagagacaaagagaggagacaaaaagagagtagaaagagaagagacaaagagaggagacaaaaagagagtagaaagagaagagacaaagagaggagaaagagaagagacaaagagagtagaaagagaagagacaaagagaggagaaagagaagagacaaagagaggagaaagagaagagacaaagagaggagaaagagaagagacaacgagaggagaaagagaagagacaaagagaggagaaagagaagagacaaagagaggagaaagagaagagacaaagagaggagaaagagaagagacaaagagaggagACAATCTTTTTGTAAAAGCCTTCAAgaaaaatgaatgaatggaGGAGCGGGAAACGTGTAGGAAGAAACAAAGTAGCAAACCTTAACTGTCTCGTGACAGAAATGTTCCCTCATCCcaagctcacacacacacacacacactcgttctctcccacccccaccccactcTCTTCTTTTCACGCTTTCTTACTTTTAATGTCCTTCATTCAAAAAGTACTGCCAACTGCAATAAGTAAAAgtttggcgggggggggggggaggggggtggagCGTGAAACAAAATATCAGTGACACTATTGTAGTTTAGGGTCTTTGACATTAAAACCCCAGATATTACCTATTTCACTGAAAATAAGATGTGGCAGCGACTagtttaaacaaagaa contains the following coding sequences:
- the LOC106050765 gene encoding rhodopsin-like; its protein translation is MSNPPPYAASPPPQAGYPPPQGGYPPPQAGYPPPQAGYPPPQGYYPPPQPYYPPAPMQQNMQQSTSNNNVIVVGGGAPSTQTVIVQERRGVNHVLHCIITFFFFPWIIVWIILCCMDGC